The Thermoanaerobacterales bacterium genome window below encodes:
- a CDS encoding CooT family nickel-binding protein encodes MCEANAYLRKGEGEAEELILENVDRVVPHEDGLLLEDIFGRRKIIRARIAELALVDHRIILERD; translated from the coding sequence ATGTGCGAGGCCAACGCATACCTTCGCAAGGGAGAGGGAGAGGCCGAAGAGCTTATCCTGGAGAACGTGGACCGGGTCGTCCCGCACGAGGACGGGCTTTTGCTGGAGGATATCTTCGGGCGGCGGAAGATCATCCGGGCGCGGATTGCGGAACTGGCCCTGGTCGACCACCGCATCATCCTGGAGCGGGACTGA
- the cbiQ gene encoding cobalt ECF transporter T component CbiQ — translation MFVEAERRPGLPDWLTEEVPPPPNRRGGRRFVSRTVQAVAGVIREDFLSARRAAAPGLLQSLDPRVKVVTLGGLIVVASLSSHWAVILGLYLAALAAGLASRLGLSLLVTRVWPFCLLFAGVAALPMVLSWVTPGEALAAIWTGGPRLGPLALPPDLYLSREGLLQAAVFTSRVALCMTLALLLALTTPASRLFWALRALRVPRVFVVLLETSQRYLFLLLRMVQELHIAREARTISPAGPPAGRRFAVQGIAVLLSRSLLLSEEVHQAMLARGYTGEPRVVDGEGFRAGWRDLAWTVGCIAAAAAALAAQGYLI, via the coding sequence TTGTTTGTCGAAGCCGAGCGCCGGCCCGGCCTTCCGGACTGGTTGACGGAGGAGGTTCCGCCGCCGCCGAACCGCAGAGGGGGGCGGCGCTTTGTCTCCCGCACCGTCCAGGCCGTGGCCGGAGTGATCAGGGAGGACTTCCTGTCGGCCCGGAGGGCCGCCGCCCCGGGGCTCCTGCAGTCCCTGGATCCCAGGGTGAAGGTCGTCACCCTGGGCGGGCTGATCGTCGTTGCCTCCCTGTCGAGCCATTGGGCCGTGATCCTCGGCCTTTACCTGGCCGCCCTGGCCGCCGGGCTGGCGTCGCGCCTGGGTTTGTCCCTTCTGGTTACGCGGGTCTGGCCGTTCTGCCTGCTCTTCGCGGGCGTGGCCGCCCTGCCCATGGTCCTGAGCTGGGTCACGCCGGGGGAGGCCCTGGCGGCCATCTGGACCGGCGGACCGCGGCTCGGACCGCTGGCCCTGCCGCCGGACCTTTACCTTTCGCGGGAGGGCCTGCTCCAGGCCGCCGTCTTCACCTCCCGCGTCGCCCTGTGCATGACCCTGGCCCTGCTGCTGGCTCTGACCACCCCGGCGAGCCGCCTTTTCTGGGCCCTGCGCGCCCTGCGGGTACCGCGGGTTTTTGTGGTACTCCTGGAGACGTCCCAGAGGTACCTCTTTCTGCTCCTACGCATGGTGCAGGAGCTGCATATCGCCCGGGAGGCGCGCACGATCAGCCCCGCCGGCCCGCCCGCGGGACGCCGTTTCGCCGTCCAGGGGATCGCCGTCCTGCTCAGCCGTTCGCTCTTGCTGAGCGAGGAGGTGCACCAGGCGATGCTGGCCCGCGGCTATACTGGGGAACCCCGCGTGGTCGACGGGGAAGGCTTCCGCGCCGGGTGGCGCGACCTGGCCTGGACGGTGGGCTGCATCGCCGCCGCCGCGGCGGCCCTGGCGGCGCAGGGATATCTTATATAA
- a CDS encoding ATP-binding cassette domain-containing protein encodes MENVDFAYQPGQPVLRDISFTVARGEAAALLGANGSGKSTLLKILGGLQWPTAGRVLAFGESLTEERFTDPVFAASFRRRVGFVFQNTDAQLFCPTVADEVAYGPAQLGWTAEQVRRRVDEVLAFFGVTGLASRPPYRLSGGEKKKVALAATLAVNPEVLLLDEPTANLDPRTQYWLVSFLQRLHKAGKTLVIATHDLDIVPALAGRVLVLSEDHRLLAAGSPLGVLEDRDLLLEANLVHEHYHVHGHRGEHGHLHFHQHDHQVAHGREK; translated from the coding sequence CTGGAGAACGTGGACTTCGCCTACCAGCCCGGGCAGCCGGTCCTGAGGGACATCTCGTTCACGGTGGCCCGCGGAGAGGCCGCCGCCCTGCTGGGCGCCAACGGGTCGGGCAAGTCCACCCTCCTCAAGATCCTGGGCGGCCTGCAATGGCCGACGGCGGGCCGGGTACTCGCCTTCGGCGAGTCGTTGACCGAGGAGCGCTTCACCGACCCGGTCTTCGCCGCATCCTTCCGGCGCCGGGTGGGCTTCGTCTTCCAGAACACCGACGCCCAGCTCTTCTGCCCCACGGTCGCCGACGAGGTGGCCTACGGCCCGGCACAGTTAGGCTGGACCGCCGAGCAGGTGCGCCGCCGGGTGGACGAGGTGCTGGCCTTTTTCGGCGTCACCGGCCTGGCGTCCCGCCCGCCTTACCGCCTGAGCGGGGGGGAGAAGAAGAAGGTCGCCCTGGCGGCGACCCTGGCCGTCAACCCCGAGGTCCTGCTCCTGGACGAGCCGACGGCCAATCTCGACCCGCGCACACAGTACTGGCTGGTCTCCTTCCTGCAGCGCCTGCACAAGGCGGGGAAAACACTGGTCATCGCCACCCACGACCTGGACATCGTGCCCGCCCTGGCCGGCCGCGTCCTGGTGCTGAGCGAGGACCACCGCCTCCTGGCGGCCGGTTCGCCCCTGGGCGTCCTGGAGGACCGCGACCTGCTGCTGGAGGCGAACCTGGTGCACGAACACTACCACGTCCATGGCCACAGAGGAGAACATGGCCACCTGCACTTCCACCAGCACGACCACCAGGTCGCACATGGCAGGGAAAAGTAG